In Neofelis nebulosa isolate mNeoNeb1 chromosome 7, mNeoNeb1.pri, whole genome shotgun sequence, the following proteins share a genomic window:
- the LOC131518192 gene encoding olfactory receptor 4Q2 yields the protein MDENQTEVVTDFVLAGFSQTPSTEAGLFVLFLFFYVSTWVGNVLIMVTVASDNYLNSSPMYFLLGNLSFLDLCYSTVTTPKLLADFLDNDKLIHYDQCIAQLFFLHFVGAAEMFLLTVMAYDRYVAICRPLHYTTIMSRGLCCVLVAASWMGGFVHSTVQTILTIRLPFCGPNHVDNFFCDVPPVIKLACTDTFVIELLMVSNSGLISTSSFVVLVSSYSTILVKIRSKEGRRKALSTCGSHLMVVTLFFGPCIFIYARPFSTFSVDKMVSVLYNVITPMMNPLIYTLRNKEVKSAIQKLWDRSGLTWKK from the coding sequence ATGGATGAAAATCAAACAGAGGTGGTGACAGACTTTGTCCTGGCAGGCTTCTCGCAGACACCATCTACTGAGGCAGGACTATTtgtactatttcttttcttctatgtgTCCACTTGGGTAGGCAATGTCCTCATCATGGTCACAGTGGCCTCTGATAACTATTTGAATTCATCACCTATGTATTTCCTTCTTGGCAACCTCTCTTTCCTGGACTTATGTTATTCAACAGTAACTACTCCTAAGCTTCTGGCTGACTTTCTTGATAATGACAAGCTCATCCACTATGACCAATGCATTGCACAGCTCTTCTTTCTGCATTTTGTAGGGGCAGCTGAGATGTTCCTGCTCACAGTGATGGCCTATGATCGCTATGTTGCAATTTGTCGCCCCCTGCATTATACCACTATCATGAGTCGAGGATTATGTTGTGTGTTGGTAGCTGCCTCCTGGATGGGAGGATTTGTGCACTCTACTGTCCAGACGATTCTCACTATCCGTCTGCCCTTTTGTGGACCAAACCATGTGGACAACTTCTTTTGTGATGTTCCCCCTGTCATCAAACTTGCCTGTACAGACACCTTTGTCATTGAATTGCTAATGGTATCTAACAGTGGGTTGATCTCTACCAGCTCCTTTGTGGTACTGGTTTCTTCCTACTCCACTATCCTGGTCAAGATTCGCTCCAAGGAGGGAAGGCGAAAGGCACTCTCCACCTGTGGCTCCCACCTCATGGTGGTAACACTCTTCTTTGGACCCTGTATTTTCATCTATGCCCGTCCCTTCTCCACTTTTTCTGTGGACAAGATGGTGTCTGTACTCTACAATGTTATTACCCCCATGATGAATCCCCTCATCTATACACTTCGGAACAAAGAGGTCAAGTCAGCCATCCAGAAACTGTGGGACAGGAGTGGACTTACTTGGAAAAAGTAG